A genome region from Rhizobium favelukesii includes the following:
- a CDS encoding CocE/NonD family hydrolase → MTSRGFITIENQWITLKDGTRLAARIWMPDGAQNDPVPAVFEFLPYRKRDGTSLRDESTYPVFAAAGIAGVRVDIRGSGESDGVIDGEYTELELANACELIAWIAAQPWSNRSVGMMGISWGGFNSLQVAALRPPALKAVISIASTVDRYNDDIHYKNGCHLSAQLSWAATMLGYQSRSPDPALVGERWKEMWLERLEHEPFFMEEWLTHQRRDAFWRHGSISEDFSNVKIPALVIAGWADGYRNTPLMAVEGLGEKARALIGPWVHKYPHFAWPKPRTDFHGEAIAWWNKWLLGEDNGIENLPQVRAYILDAVRPVPRREFDPGFWVAKDGSKPPEMQCFYVEQFGKLTEGMPIPQAPEHIAYLRSPLDTGTGSGEYFTLKPDAEMAIDQRADDAGSLTFDTTPLAADHDYLGRPVLTISLRSEALTGNLCARLVDIHPDGTATRVAFGVINLTHRHGNAEPAPLPPGEKISIRLVLDACGYRFRKGHRIRLSLSTAYWPMILPPPEDRGVEIDIASLGLALPMLGEHQRIDIPEPANPDPLPKYIEHAPAATTRQVVRDLAANRTDYRIHEDTGLYEHPETRLSTRQLREEVWSISPGDPLSMTGNSTWTCDMRRPGWFVRTIATAKIACTKTDWVINALVTAYEDDVQIFEKAFVEKRIPRDLM, encoded by the coding sequence ATGACCTCGCGCGGCTTCATCACCATCGAAAATCAATGGATCACGCTTAAGGACGGCACGCGGCTTGCGGCCCGTATCTGGATGCCGGATGGTGCGCAGAACGATCCCGTGCCTGCCGTCTTTGAATTCCTGCCCTATCGAAAGCGGGACGGAACAAGCCTTCGCGACGAATCCACCTATCCGGTCTTCGCAGCTGCAGGCATTGCCGGCGTCCGCGTCGATATCCGCGGCTCCGGCGAATCCGATGGCGTGATCGACGGCGAATATACAGAACTGGAACTTGCCAACGCCTGCGAACTGATCGCCTGGATTGCCGCCCAGCCCTGGTCGAATCGCTCTGTCGGCATGATGGGCATTTCCTGGGGCGGCTTCAACAGCCTGCAGGTGGCAGCGCTCCGGCCGCCTGCGCTGAAGGCCGTCATCTCGATCGCCTCCACCGTCGACCGCTACAATGACGATATCCACTATAAGAATGGCTGCCATCTCTCCGCGCAACTCTCCTGGGCAGCCACCATGCTTGGCTATCAATCCCGTTCGCCCGACCCGGCTCTGGTCGGCGAACGCTGGAAAGAGATGTGGCTGGAGCGGCTGGAGCACGAACCTTTCTTCATGGAAGAGTGGCTGACGCATCAGCGCCGAGACGCGTTCTGGCGCCACGGCTCGATCTCAGAGGACTTTTCGAACGTCAAGATTCCCGCGCTGGTGATCGCCGGCTGGGCGGACGGCTATCGCAATACCCCTCTGATGGCCGTCGAAGGGCTGGGGGAGAAAGCGAGAGCCCTGATCGGACCGTGGGTTCACAAATACCCGCATTTCGCCTGGCCGAAGCCGCGGACCGACTTTCACGGTGAGGCAATCGCCTGGTGGAACAAGTGGCTGCTTGGCGAGGACAACGGCATCGAAAACCTGCCGCAGGTCCGTGCCTATATTCTTGACGCCGTCCGCCCGGTTCCACGGCGCGAGTTCGATCCGGGTTTCTGGGTCGCCAAGGATGGTTCGAAGCCGCCGGAAATGCAATGTTTCTATGTGGAGCAATTCGGCAAGCTGACTGAGGGCATGCCGATACCGCAGGCACCAGAACACATAGCTTATCTGCGTTCGCCGTTGGATACTGGCACCGGATCGGGCGAATATTTCACGCTGAAGCCCGATGCGGAGATGGCGATCGATCAACGCGCCGACGACGCCGGTTCGCTCACGTTCGATACCACGCCGCTTGCCGCAGACCATGACTATCTCGGCCGCCCGGTCCTTACTATTTCGCTCCGATCGGAAGCCCTCACGGGCAATCTTTGCGCCCGCCTCGTCGATATCCATCCGGACGGAACGGCGACACGCGTCGCCTTCGGCGTCATCAATCTCACCCATCGTCACGGCAACGCCGAACCCGCTCCGCTTCCACCCGGCGAAAAAATCTCGATCCGCCTCGTGCTCGATGCCTGTGGCTACCGCTTCCGCAAGGGACATCGCATCCGCTTGTCGCTGTCCACTGCATACTGGCCGATGATCCTGCCGCCGCCGGAAGACCGTGGCGTGGAGATCGATATCGCCTCGCTTGGCCTGGCGCTACCAATGCTCGGCGAGCATCAGCGAATCGATATTCCCGAACCGGCCAACCCCGATCCCCTGCCGAAATATATCGAACATGCGCCTGCAGCGACCACGCGGCAGGTCGTGCGCGATCTTGCGGCCAATCGCACGGACTATCGCATCCACGAGGATACCGGCCTCTACGAGCATCCTGAAACCCGCCTTTCGACGCGGCAACTCCGCGAGGAGGTCTGGTCGATCTCACCCGGCGATCCGCTATCGATGACAGGCAACTCCACCTGGACCTGCGACATGCGCCGCCCCGGCTGGTTCGTGCGAACCATTGCGACGGCGAAGATCGCTTGTACGAAGACCGACTGGGTCATCAATGCCCTGGTAACGGCCTATGAAGACGACGTTCAGATTTTCGAGAAGGCTTTCGTGGAGAAGCGCATCCCCCGCGACCTGATGTGA
- a CDS encoding ABC transporter permease: MRLRDIPITAWLGIIGIAIAFIFAIFAPWLAPYGETEVVGNVWQIPDNQYFFGLDNLGRDILSRLIYGARTTLFVALGATLISFSLGILLSFTAAVSRGIIDMVFSRFNDLMMSIPTLIFALVVLAVLPQNIIILILVMAILDSTRVYRLGRAVALDVAVMEFVEAAKLRGEGKVWIIFREILPNTLSPLLAEFGLRFAFSILFLSTLSFLGLGIQPPAADWGGMVKDNKDGIIFGISAALVPGSAIAALAVCVNLVVDWLLKRTSSLKGGRGDA; encoded by the coding sequence ATGAGATTGAGAGATATCCCCATCACTGCCTGGTTGGGCATCATCGGCATCGCGATCGCCTTCATCTTCGCAATCTTTGCCCCTTGGCTTGCGCCCTACGGCGAAACCGAAGTCGTCGGCAATGTCTGGCAGATACCGGACAATCAGTATTTCTTCGGCCTCGACAACCTCGGCCGCGATATCCTTTCGCGGCTGATCTATGGTGCCCGCACGACGCTCTTCGTGGCGCTCGGCGCGACGCTTATATCGTTCTCGCTGGGCATTCTACTCAGCTTCACGGCCGCCGTCTCGCGCGGCATCATCGATATGGTCTTCTCCCGCTTTAACGATCTGATGATGTCGATCCCGACGCTGATCTTCGCGCTGGTCGTTCTTGCGGTCCTGCCGCAGAACATCATCATCCTGATCCTCGTCATGGCGATCCTCGATTCCACCCGCGTCTATCGCCTCGGCCGCGCCGTGGCGCTCGACGTTGCAGTCATGGAATTCGTCGAGGCGGCCAAGCTGCGCGGTGAAGGCAAGGTCTGGATCATCTTCCGCGAGATCCTGCCAAATACGCTCTCGCCATTGCTGGCCGAGTTCGGCTTGCGTTTTGCCTTCTCCATCTTGTTCCTCTCTACCCTGTCCTTCCTCGGCCTCGGCATCCAGCCGCCGGCGGCCGACTGGGGCGGCATGGTGAAGGACAACAAGGACGGGATCATCTTCGGCATCTCGGCGGCGCTGGTGCCGGGTTCGGCGATTGCCGCACTCGCGGTCTGCGTCAATCTCGTCGTCGACTGGCTTTTGAAACGAACATCCAGCCTCAAGGGAGGGCGCGGCGATGCCTGA
- a CDS encoding N,N-dimethylformamidase beta subunit family domain-containing protein, giving the protein MYRKARRWASRSVLLDSLVPRWLAAGGKVRPRNTSYRREESSQLASSVPTTDANKYGTFGDSPVKNSALNEYDSGRRGDLVCGADGKVNIDCVLPSLTNTFATIREPRFAPFSRGAPSAQATAHLAGAHSSAVGMPFGVWGCGYFTSPTRILDWAQRGGMLQQDGQLPGTRPTEGPDYVTTVKRTFGASISDPLLDRDLSPLSGWRGTATWTETTVWNGSLPGGGEIGTGTAHSKGIGILSGSVTTPLGTQTTLAQNVAAAATAVNPIVLENQKPGNPESEWGIDGAGSSNIEGFATDISVNRGQTVSFKINTNSSNYRVDIYRLGYYGGMGARKVATIQHTGVQNQPTPLRDSTTGLVDAGNWSVSASWAIPADAVSGIYFAKLVRQDGTAGANHIPFIVRDDSSHSDVLFQTSDETWQAYNPWGGANLYQGNGPATDSAPGRAYAVSYNRPITTRGGGLAAGPQDYIFGAEYPAIRWLEKNGYDVSYMAGMDSDRLGSLIQNHKMFLSVGHDEYWSGQQRSNVEAARDAGVNLCFWSGNEVYWETRFAPSISSGAQAYRTLVCYKETRAGPIDPDNQWTGTYRDPRFVSPTAVGGGRPENALTGTMFQVDSYRSDAITVPYDDANLRFWRDTSVANLQPGQTATLEQNYLGYEWDESPDNGLRPAGLIELSSTTLPVNEYLLDYGTKTGTATATHNLTLYRAPSGALVFGAGTVYWAWGLDENHDLEATPVDPRVKQAMVNLLADMGIQPGTLEAGLVSETQSTDATKPVSSITAPNDGTALKVGNAVTVSGTASDIGGVIAAVEVSTDGGTTWHRAVGDETWTYSWVAPRAGTFTIKTRAVDDSLNLETPGSGRTVTVTGNNFFPASAIPPTVPDADANSIEVGMKFQSSVAGTVTGVRYYKSDLNIGPHSGSLWSSTGTRLATVTFTNESGVGWQAASFSNPVAITAGTTYVVSYHTNYGHYTATGNYFATPVTNGPLTAPTNAGVYTYNSASVFPSSTFNGENYWVDVLFNPTTSGNTTPTAVADVGDATEKGGVANGSGGVAASGNVLTNDTDPDAGDTKTVTAVSFGATAGTLGSALNGTYGSLVLNASGTYTYAVNENNAAVQALRQSTNTLNDAFSYTMRDTAGATATASLTVTIHGANDAPVLAAQTATQNATVGTAFSFVLPANTFTDVDSGETFTYAATAADGSSLPAWLSFNATTRTFSGTPTTAGTYGVKVTATDLGGLAANETFNIAASTTPNTTPTAVADAGDATEKGGVANGSGGVAASGNVLTNDTDPDAGDTKTVTAVSFGATAGTLGSALNGTYGSLVLNASGTYTYAVNENNAAVQALRQSTNTLNDAFSYTMRDTAGATATASLTVTIHGANDAPVLAAQTATQNATVGTAFSFVLPANTFTDVDSGETFTYAATAADGSSLPAWLSFNATTRTFSGTPTTAGTYGVQVTATDLGGLAANETFNIAASTAPTTYSLFSASNTPAQTNLNDGQQLELGVKFQSNVVGDITGIKFYRSANDNGQNVVDLWTTAGTKLATATFTNTSASGWQTVNFATAVSIAANTTYIASYHTTGAYVATDGFFTSPVTNGPLTALSSAAAGGNGVYRYGGSATTGIFPNATYNAANYWADVVFRPQLAA; this is encoded by the coding sequence ATGTATCGCAAAGCTCGCCGGTGGGCTTCCCGCTCAGTACTATTGGATTCGTTGGTTCCCCGGTGGTTGGCTGCCGGTGGAAAGGTGAGGCCGCGCAATACTAGCTACAGGCGCGAAGAATCTTCTCAACTTGCGTCATCCGTACCGACTACAGATGCGAACAAGTACGGCACCTTTGGCGACAGTCCCGTCAAAAACTCTGCGCTCAACGAGTATGACAGTGGGCGGCGAGGGGACCTGGTCTGCGGCGCGGACGGTAAGGTCAATATCGACTGTGTATTGCCGTCGTTGACCAACACTTTCGCAACGATTCGCGAACCTCGTTTTGCACCTTTCTCGCGCGGTGCTCCGTCAGCGCAGGCGACTGCGCACCTTGCCGGAGCTCATTCATCAGCTGTTGGCATGCCCTTTGGCGTCTGGGGGTGCGGCTACTTTACCTCTCCCACGCGGATTCTCGATTGGGCCCAGCGCGGGGGTATGCTTCAACAGGACGGTCAATTGCCGGGGACCAGGCCGACCGAGGGTCCGGACTATGTGACGACAGTCAAGCGGACATTCGGCGCCTCGATCAGCGACCCGCTTCTGGATCGTGACTTGTCTCCTCTTTCGGGCTGGCGCGGAACTGCAACGTGGACAGAAACAACGGTCTGGAACGGATCATTGCCAGGCGGCGGAGAGATCGGAACGGGAACCGCTCACTCTAAGGGCATCGGCATCCTTTCTGGCTCGGTTACCACACCGTTGGGCACGCAAACAACATTGGCGCAAAATGTGGCGGCCGCGGCGACGGCCGTCAACCCGATCGTGCTGGAAAACCAGAAACCCGGCAATCCGGAGAGTGAGTGGGGCATTGACGGCGCCGGCAGCTCGAATATCGAGGGCTTCGCCACCGATATCAGCGTCAATCGCGGCCAGACCGTCAGCTTCAAAATCAATACGAATTCCAGCAACTATCGCGTCGACATCTATCGCCTCGGCTATTACGGCGGCATGGGAGCTCGCAAGGTTGCCACGATTCAGCATACGGGCGTCCAGAACCAGCCTACGCCGTTGCGTGACAGCACCACCGGTTTGGTCGACGCCGGCAACTGGTCGGTTTCAGCGTCCTGGGCAATTCCGGCCGACGCAGTGTCGGGGATCTACTTCGCCAAGCTCGTGCGCCAGGACGGAACCGCCGGCGCAAACCACATCCCGTTCATCGTGCGCGACGACAGCAGCCACAGCGACGTCCTCTTCCAAACCTCGGATGAGACCTGGCAGGCCTACAACCCCTGGGGCGGGGCCAATCTGTACCAGGGCAACGGGCCGGCGACAGACTCCGCCCCAGGGCGCGCATACGCGGTTAGCTACAATCGACCGATCACCACGAGGGGCGGCGGCCTCGCGGCCGGGCCGCAGGATTATATCTTCGGTGCCGAGTACCCGGCCATCCGGTGGCTGGAGAAGAACGGCTATGACGTTTCCTATATGGCCGGAATGGACTCCGATCGCCTCGGCAGCCTGATCCAGAACCACAAGATGTTCCTGAGCGTCGGCCACGACGAGTATTGGTCGGGACAACAGCGCAGCAACGTCGAGGCAGCGCGGGATGCTGGCGTGAATCTCTGCTTTTGGAGCGGCAACGAGGTCTATTGGGAGACCCGCTTTGCTCCCAGCATCAGTTCTGGCGCCCAGGCGTATCGCACCCTGGTGTGCTACAAGGAGACCAGGGCCGGCCCCATTGATCCGGATAACCAATGGACTGGAACCTACCGGGATCCGCGGTTCGTCTCGCCGACTGCGGTCGGGGGAGGGCGGCCGGAGAATGCGCTGACTGGCACCATGTTCCAGGTCGACTCGTACCGAAGCGATGCGATCACCGTCCCGTATGACGACGCCAATCTGCGCTTCTGGCGCGATACCAGCGTGGCAAACCTGCAGCCGGGCCAGACGGCCACCCTCGAGCAGAACTATCTCGGATATGAATGGGATGAGTCACCCGACAATGGCTTGCGTCCCGCCGGACTCATCGAGTTATCCTCGACAACCTTGCCCGTCAACGAATATCTGCTGGACTACGGCACCAAGACCGGGACGGCCACCGCGACTCACAATCTGACGCTTTACCGAGCTCCTAGCGGCGCCTTGGTGTTCGGCGCCGGCACAGTTTACTGGGCGTGGGGGCTCGATGAGAACCATGATCTCGAGGCCACCCCGGTCGACCCCCGGGTCAAGCAGGCTATGGTCAACCTGCTGGCCGACATGGGTATCCAGCCTGGCACCTTGGAGGCCGGACTGGTATCAGAAACCCAGTCGACGGATGCCACAAAGCCGGTGTCATCGATCACCGCGCCGAATGACGGGACCGCCCTGAAGGTAGGCAATGCCGTCACCGTCAGCGGAACCGCTTCCGATATCGGCGGCGTCATCGCTGCGGTCGAGGTCTCGACGGATGGCGGCACCACGTGGCACCGGGCGGTTGGAGACGAGACCTGGACATACAGCTGGGTCGCGCCGAGAGCCGGCACGTTCACCATCAAGACTCGGGCAGTGGACGACAGCCTCAATCTGGAGACACCCGGTAGCGGCCGCACTGTGACGGTGACCGGCAACAACTTCTTTCCCGCTTCGGCCATACCGCCCACCGTGCCGGATGCCGATGCCAACTCGATTGAAGTGGGAATGAAGTTCCAATCGTCAGTGGCCGGCACCGTAACGGGCGTACGGTACTACAAGAGCGACTTGAACATCGGGCCACATTCGGGCTCGCTGTGGTCGAGCACGGGAACCAGGCTGGCGACGGTCACCTTCACCAACGAGTCAGGGGTAGGCTGGCAGGCGGCGAGCTTTTCCAACCCGGTCGCGATCACCGCTGGCACGACATATGTGGTCTCGTATCACACCAACTACGGACACTATACCGCAACGGGAAACTATTTCGCGACCCCCGTGACAAATGGACCACTTACGGCGCCGACGAATGCCGGTGTCTACACCTACAATTCGGCCAGCGTCTTCCCGAGCAGCACCTTCAACGGCGAGAACTACTGGGTCGATGTTTTATTCAACCCGACGACCTCGGGCAACACGACGCCGACGGCGGTTGCCGACGTAGGGGACGCGACCGAGAAGGGCGGCGTCGCCAATGGCTCGGGCGGCGTGGCCGCCAGCGGCAACGTGCTCACCAACGACACCGATCCGGATGCCGGTGACACCAAGACCGTCACGGCGGTCAGCTTCGGCGCGACGGCCGGCACGCTCGGCTCGGCGCTGAACGGCACGTACGGCAGTCTCGTGCTCAATGCATCGGGCACCTACACCTATGCCGTCAACGAGAACAATGCCGCCGTGCAGGCGCTGCGGCAGTCCACCAACACGCTGAACGATGCCTTCAGCTACACCATGCGTGACACCGCCGGTGCCACCGCCACGGCAAGCCTCACCGTCACCATCCACGGCGCCAACGATGCGCCGGTGCTCGCGGCGCAGACTGCCACCCAGAACGCCACCGTCGGCACTGCTTTTTCGTTTGTGCTGCCGGCCAACACCTTCACCGATGTCGACAGCGGCGAAACCTTCACTTACGCGGCAACCGCCGCCGACGGTTCGTCGCTTCCGGCCTGGCTGAGCTTCAACGCCACGACGCGGACCTTCAGCGGCACGCCGACGACAGCCGGCACGTACGGCGTCAAGGTAACGGCAACCGACCTCGGCGGCCTGGCTGCCAACGAGACCTTCAACATCGCCGCGTCGACGACGCCGAACACGACGCCGACGGCGGTTGCCGACGCGGGGGATGCGACCGAGAAGGGCGGCGTCGCCAACGGCTCGGGCGGCGTGGCCGCCAGCGGCAACGTGCTCACCAACGACACCGATCCGGATGCCGGTGACACCAAGACCGTCACGGCGGTCAGCTTCGGCGCGACGGCCGGCACGCTCGGCTCGGCGCTGAACGGCACGTACGGCAGTCTCGTGCTCAATGCATCGGGCACCTATACCTATGCCGTCAACGAGAATAATGCCGCCGTGCAGGCGCTGCGGCAGTCCACCAACACGCTGAACGATGCCTTCAGCTACACCATGCGTGACACCGCCGGTGCCACCGCCACGGCAAGCCTCACCGTCACCATCCACGGCGCCAACGATGCGCCGGTGCTCGCGGCGCAGACTGCCACCCAGAACGCCACCGTCGGCACTGCTTTTTCGTTTGTGCTGCCGGCCAACACCTTCACCGATGTCGACAGCGGCGAAACCTTCACTTACGCGGCAACCGCCGCCGACGGTTCGTCGCTTCCGGCCTGGCTGAGCTTCAACGCCACGACGCGGACCTTCAGCGGCACGCCGACGACAGCCGGCACGTACGGCGTCCAAGTAACGGCGACCGACCTTGGCGGCCTGGCTGCCAACGAGACCTTCAACATCGCCGCGTCGACGGCCCCCACGACCTATAGCCTATTCAGCGCCTCCAACACGCCGGCCCAGACGAACCTCAACGATGGTCAGCAACTCGAGCTCGGCGTCAAGTTCCAGTCGAACGTTGTCGGTGATATTACGGGCATCAAGTTCTACCGCAGCGCCAACGACAACGGCCAGAACGTCGTCGACCTGTGGACCACCGCAGGCACCAAGCTCGCCACCGCCACCTTCACCAACACCTCGGCGAGTGGTTGGCAGACGGTGAACTTTGCGACGGCTGTCTCCATCGCCGCCAACACCACCTATATCGCGTCGTATCACACGACCGGTGCCTACGTGGCGACCGATGGCTTCTTCACCAGTCCCGTCACCAATGGCCCGCTGACGGCCCTGTCAAGCGCCGCCGCCGGTGGCAACGGCGTCTACCGCTATGGCGGATCCGCCACTACAGGCATTTTCCCGAATGCCACCTACAACGCTGCCAACTATTGGGCCGATGTGGTCTTCCGGCCGCAGCTCGCCGCGTGA
- a CDS encoding ABC transporter ATP-binding protein, with amino-acid sequence MPELLSVRNLKIEATSYPPGELPKRVTIVDGVSFDLQKGKVLGLIGESGAGKSTIGLSALAYGRGGAEITGGEVLLDGTDILTLGKGGIRQIRGVRVCYVAQSAAAAFNPAHKLGDQVTEASVKHGLMSKEEARKRALYLFQVLGLPSPETFGDRYPHQVSGGQLQRAMTAMALCSNPSLIVFDEPTTALDVTTQIDVLAAIKHAIEATHTAALYITHDLAVVAQISDDIMVLRHGKTVEYGSVQQITEAPRQDYTRALVNVRQASREEAPDQSGALLKVENISAEYSNGFKVLHDVSLHVPKGQTLAVVGESGSGKSTLARVITGLLPPNEGRVVFGGKALTPSLRNRPNDDLRRIQLIFQMADTAMNPRQTIRDIIGRPLTFYYGLRGAQKTARVKELLDQIEMGNGFIDRYPAELSGGQKQRVAIARALAAKPELILCDEPTSALDPLVAEGILKLFLRLQEEEQLSYIFITHDLAIVRAIADSVAVMHRGKLVRFGPKSKALSPPFDDYIDLLLKSVPEMEIGWLECVLATRRMESAGN; translated from the coding sequence ATGCCTGAGCTTCTTTCCGTTCGCAACCTCAAGATCGAAGCGACCAGCTATCCGCCCGGCGAACTGCCGAAGCGGGTGACGATCGTCGATGGCGTCTCCTTCGACCTGCAGAAGGGCAAGGTCCTCGGTCTAATCGGCGAGTCCGGCGCCGGCAAGTCGACCATCGGCCTCTCCGCCCTCGCTTACGGCCGCGGCGGGGCCGAGATCACCGGCGGCGAAGTGCTCCTCGATGGCACCGACATCCTGACGCTTGGCAAGGGTGGCATCCGGCAGATACGCGGCGTCCGCGTCTGCTACGTCGCGCAGTCGGCGGCTGCCGCCTTCAACCCGGCGCACAAGCTCGGCGACCAGGTGACCGAGGCCTCCGTCAAGCACGGACTGATGAGCAAGGAGGAGGCCCGCAAGCGCGCGCTCTACCTCTTCCAGGTGCTCGGTTTGCCGAGCCCGGAGACATTCGGCGACCGCTACCCGCATCAGGTCTCCGGTGGACAGCTTCAGCGCGCCATGACCGCCATGGCACTCTGCTCCAATCCGTCGCTGATCGTTTTCGACGAACCGACGACGGCGCTCGACGTCACAACCCAGATCGATGTGCTGGCAGCGATCAAGCACGCGATCGAGGCAACGCATACGGCTGCTCTCTACATCACCCATGATCTTGCGGTGGTCGCCCAGATTTCCGACGACATCATGGTTCTTCGGCATGGCAAGACAGTAGAATACGGCAGCGTTCAGCAGATCACCGAGGCACCGCGACAGGACTACACGCGTGCCCTGGTGAATGTCAGGCAAGCGTCACGCGAGGAGGCGCCCGATCAGTCGGGCGCGCTTCTCAAGGTCGAGAACATCAGCGCCGAATATTCCAATGGCTTCAAGGTCCTTCACGACGTTTCTCTGCATGTGCCGAAGGGACAGACGCTTGCGGTCGTCGGAGAGTCAGGTTCGGGAAAGTCGACGCTCGCCCGGGTCATCACCGGCCTGCTCCCGCCAAACGAAGGCCGTGTGGTGTTTGGCGGCAAGGCGCTGACGCCGAGCTTAAGAAACCGGCCGAACGACGATCTACGTCGTATCCAGCTGATTTTCCAGATGGCCGACACGGCTATGAACCCGCGCCAAACCATCCGCGACATTATTGGCCGCCCTCTCACCTTCTACTACGGCCTGAGGGGTGCCCAGAAAACGGCGCGGGTGAAGGAACTGCTGGACCAGATCGAAATGGGCAACGGTTTCATCGACCGCTACCCGGCGGAACTCTCAGGCGGCCAGAAGCAGCGCGTGGCGATCGCAAGGGCGCTGGCGGCAAAGCCCGAGCTCATCCTCTGCGACGAGCCGACCTCGGCTCTCGACCCGCTGGTGGCCGAAGGTATCCTCAAGCTTTTCCTGCGTCTGCAGGAGGAGGAGCAGCTCTCTTACATCTTCATCACCCACGATCTCGCAATCGTCAGGGCGATTGCCGATAGCGTCGCGGTGATGCATCGCGGTAAGTTGGTGCGGTTCGGACCGAAATCCAAGGCGCTGTCACCGCCGTTTGACGACTATATCGACCTGCTGCTCAAGTCCGTGCCGGAGATGGAGATCGGCTGGCTCGAGTGCGTACTCGCAACACGGCGCATGGAAAGCGCCGGTAACTGA
- a CDS encoding alpha/beta hydrolase, with product MTANRPTPEETGILEFLSICNSVYSDDAVSQSIEAQRAQYDALCARFSPPIPAGLTFADSPMRTVPTRRYRPRHVTSETLLLYLHGGGFVVGSLESHHAICAEIADFAGAELVAVDYRLAPEHCWPAQTDDGFAVLSELASSGHRIVLIGDSAGGNLAAGLAMRANQAGVSNIAGQVLIYPALGGDLTAGSYVEMSEAPGLTTADVAYYRGILQAPQDDPVAAPLKSVSVGGLPPAFITGAAFDPLRDDSRQYAARLAQAGVEVWFREEPQMVHAWLRARHMSDGAGAGFLAVCEAVRRFAAA from the coding sequence ATGACGGCCAACCGCCCGACGCCCGAAGAGACGGGTATCCTTGAATTTCTTTCCATCTGTAACAGCGTCTATTCGGACGATGCGGTATCGCAATCGATTGAAGCCCAGCGGGCCCAATATGACGCGCTTTGTGCCCGTTTCAGCCCGCCGATTCCCGCTGGCCTGACTTTCGCTGATAGTCCGATGCGGACTGTGCCGACAAGGCGCTACAGGCCACGGCATGTGACGAGCGAGACCTTGCTGCTCTATCTGCATGGCGGCGGTTTCGTCGTTGGCTCGCTTGAGAGCCACCACGCGATCTGTGCGGAAATCGCTGACTTTGCGGGTGCGGAACTGGTCGCCGTCGACTACCGGCTGGCACCAGAACATTGCTGGCCGGCGCAGACCGACGATGGCTTCGCTGTGCTTTCCGAGCTTGCCTCGAGCGGCCACAGGATCGTTCTCATCGGCGACAGTGCCGGCGGCAATCTCGCAGCGGGGCTTGCCATGCGGGCAAACCAGGCAGGCGTTTCCAACATCGCCGGTCAGGTTCTGATTTATCCGGCGCTGGGCGGTGATCTGACGGCCGGATCCTATGTCGAGATGAGCGAAGCGCCAGGACTGACGACGGCCGATGTGGCCTATTACCGGGGGATTCTGCAGGCACCGCAAGACGATCCGGTAGCAGCACCGCTCAAGTCTGTCTCTGTTGGTGGACTGCCTCCAGCCTTTATCACCGGCGCGGCCTTCGACCCCCTGCGGGATGACTCTCGACAGTATGCCGCTCGGCTGGCGCAAGCCGGTGTCGAAGTCTGGTTCCGCGAGGAACCGCAGATGGTGCACGCCTGGTTGCGCGCGCGCCATATGAGCGACGGCGCGGGTGCAGGTTTCCTCGCTGTCTGCGAGGCGGTGCGCCGTTTTGCAGCGGCGTGA